From the genome of Arthrobacter alpinus, one region includes:
- a CDS encoding GNAT family N-acetyltransferase: protein MTAIAPVTLHGKYVTLEPLSMDHHDGLVEAASDGELWNLWYTSVPRPEGMGMAIRDRLAAQDAGTELSFTTRLNDPATGAPGRIIGLTSYYAIDLSVPRLAIGATWNATSVQGTGTNPDSKRLLLAHAFETLGCAAVDFHTHWMNQQSREAIARLGAKQDGVLRSHKRMPDGSLRDTVVFSILAGEWPMVRNGLDLRLAKRR, encoded by the coding sequence ATGACGGCAATTGCACCCGTGACGCTGCACGGCAAATACGTGACACTTGAGCCCTTGAGCATGGATCACCATGACGGGCTGGTTGAAGCCGCCTCCGACGGTGAACTGTGGAACCTTTGGTACACCTCCGTGCCGCGCCCGGAAGGGATGGGGATGGCGATCCGGGACAGGCTGGCCGCCCAGGATGCCGGGACTGAGCTGTCCTTCACGACACGCCTGAACGACCCCGCCACGGGGGCGCCGGGCCGAATCATCGGGTTGACCAGCTACTACGCCATCGACCTGAGCGTCCCGCGGCTGGCCATTGGTGCCACCTGGAACGCCACCAGCGTGCAGGGCACCGGAACCAACCCCGACAGCAAGCGGCTCCTGCTGGCCCACGCCTTTGAAACGCTTGGCTGTGCCGCCGTGGATTTCCACACGCATTGGATGAACCAGCAATCCCGTGAGGCCATCGCCCGGCTGGGCGCCAAGCAGGACGGCGTGCTGCGCTCCCACAAACGCATGCCCGACGGTTCGCTGCGGGACACAGTGGTCTTCTCCATCCTGGCCGGCGAATGGCCCATGGTCCGCAACGGCCTGGACCTGCGCCTGGCCAAGCGCCGCTGA
- a CDS encoding NUDIX hydrolase: MSESHPVPARFPVTVDVVGLTVIDGALHVLLITRLIEPFRGGLALPGGFVLAGEDLVTAAGRELVEETGVEHVPGHLEQLGSYGPQGRDPRGDVLTVAHLLLAPNFPVLSAGSDAEQAAWYPVSRILSGEVRLAFDHERILGDALERAKSKLEYSPLGAAFCGEEFTIAQLRAVYEAVWGTRLDPRNFHRKATGTPGFLEDTGRMTAGDAGRPAALFRLADAARPLAGRPSRAVLNPPLMRPRV; this comes from the coding sequence ATGTCAGAGTCTCACCCGGTGCCAGCGCGCTTTCCCGTGACGGTCGACGTCGTCGGCCTCACCGTGATCGACGGCGCCCTGCACGTCCTGCTCATCACCCGCCTCATCGAACCCTTCCGGGGGGGCCTGGCACTGCCGGGTGGTTTCGTGCTGGCGGGGGAGGACCTGGTGACGGCGGCGGGCCGGGAGCTGGTGGAGGAAACCGGCGTCGAACATGTCCCGGGGCACCTCGAACAGCTCGGGAGCTATGGGCCGCAGGGGAGGGATCCCCGCGGGGACGTGCTCACGGTGGCCCATCTCCTGCTCGCGCCGAACTTCCCTGTCCTGTCCGCGGGCAGCGATGCCGAGCAGGCTGCCTGGTATCCGGTCAGCCGGATCCTCTCGGGCGAGGTGCGGCTTGCCTTCGACCACGAACGGATCCTCGGCGATGCCCTGGAGCGGGCCAAGTCAAAGCTTGAATACTCCCCGCTCGGAGCGGCCTTCTGCGGCGAGGAGTTCACCATCGCCCAACTCCGGGCCGTGTACGAGGCTGTCTGGGGAACGCGCCTGGATCCGCGGAACTTCCACCGAAAGGCCACCGGCACACCGGGCTTTCTCGAGGACACCGGGCGGATGACAGCGGGCGACGCCGGCCGACCCGCCGCGTTGTTCCGGCTCGCCGACGCGGCACGGCCGTTGGCGGGCCGGCCAAGCCGGGCAGTCCTGAACCCGCCACTGATGCGCCCGCGCGTCTAA
- a CDS encoding tyrosine-protein phosphatase — protein MPGIHWEGAVNARLLAGDIYRMGRSEWLTERGWQQVRDDGVRTVIDLRNPGERLRRPTDPVVGEAAMAGFDVVNLPTEDPDNAEYQALCQPYLNHPNHYADILRLFPEKIVAVIKELAVARGAAVIHCSAGRDRTGLIASLLLALLDETDRVRQEDELATRGINEWHLVAPVKHPYERYLDAAAMAEVVADRGRAVAGFIGGLDVRTFLLANGVSAAEIAAVVARLR, from the coding sequence ATGCCGGGGATTCACTGGGAAGGCGCTGTCAACGCGCGCCTGCTGGCGGGGGACATCTACCGGATGGGTCGCAGCGAGTGGCTCACCGAGCGTGGTTGGCAGCAGGTCAGGGACGACGGCGTCAGGACAGTCATTGACTTAAGGAACCCGGGCGAGCGGTTGCGCAGGCCCACCGACCCGGTGGTGGGTGAAGCCGCGATGGCGGGGTTCGACGTCGTCAATCTCCCCACGGAGGACCCCGACAACGCCGAATACCAAGCCCTGTGCCAGCCGTATTTGAACCACCCCAACCACTATGCGGACATCCTGCGGCTGTTCCCGGAGAAGATCGTGGCTGTCATCAAGGAACTGGCCGTGGCGCGTGGGGCGGCGGTGATCCACTGTTCGGCGGGGCGGGACAGGACCGGGCTCATTGCCTCGCTGCTGCTGGCGCTGCTCGACGAGACGGATCGGGTGCGCCAGGAAGACGAGCTGGCCACCCGCGGCATCAACGAATGGCACCTGGTGGCCCCGGTCAAACACCCCTATGAGAGGTATCTTGACGCGGCTGCGATGGCCGAGGTCGTGGCGGATCGTGGGCGGGCGGTTGCCGGTTTCATCGGCGGGCTCGACGTACGCACGTTCCTGCTCGCCAACGGGGTCAGCGCCGCGGAGATCGCTGCGGTGGTGGCGCGGCTGCGCTGA
- a CDS encoding DUF4229 domain-containing protein, with the protein MAFFKYSLFRGVLFLALFLGAYYLLGLSPLAAALIAAFGAFVVSFIFLRKQRDGATAVIAERMAPNATTTQSTGALADAEAEDSLIDSHPDVQVDADRPSKTRTAE; encoded by the coding sequence GTGGCCTTTTTTAAATATTCCTTGTTCCGTGGCGTACTCTTTCTGGCGCTCTTCCTTGGCGCCTACTATCTGCTTGGTCTGAGCCCGCTTGCGGCGGCCCTGATCGCGGCCTTTGGCGCATTCGTGGTCAGCTTCATCTTCCTGCGCAAGCAGCGCGACGGCGCAACGGCCGTCATTGCCGAACGCATGGCACCCAACGCCACCACCACGCAGTCCACCGGCGCCCTTGCCGATGCCGAAGCCGAGGACTCCCTCATCGATTCCCACCCCGATGTCCAGGTGGATGCCGACCGGCCGTCGAAAACCCGCACCGCCGAATAA
- a CDS encoding AMP-binding protein: protein MNIEPLLKALSEALAGEGPAVQIAPDGSFTLIPQAELGLPAGSEAEIAAVVLTSGSTGTPKRTMLSVDALAASSVSTAMALRGEGQWLLALPLNYVAGLQVLVRSLFAGTRPWTMDLSGGFTADAFTAAAEELTDKMRFTSLVPTQLTRLLANPSAQTLTALRRFNAVLLGGAPASTVLLEAARGAGINVVTTYGMSETCGGCVYDGVPLDGVQLAIREGRILLGGPVVATGYVGGSPAGSFFEEESDGERVCWYETGDLGEIDGAGRLRVLGRADDVIISGGLKVSAASVVAGLHQIQGVREAFVGPVDSAEWGQQVAALVVGTGTPESVRTAAGAFLEPHMLPKIVVFVSELPELSTGKPDRQAILALLADAAAPRRPAN from the coding sequence ATGAACATTGAACCCCTGCTCAAGGCACTCTCCGAGGCACTGGCCGGCGAGGGGCCCGCGGTCCAGATCGCCCCCGACGGCAGCTTCACCCTCATCCCCCAGGCCGAGCTGGGACTGCCAGCCGGCAGCGAGGCCGAGATTGCCGCCGTCGTCCTGACCTCCGGGAGCACGGGCACACCCAAGCGGACCATGCTGAGCGTTGACGCCCTGGCCGCCTCCTCCGTCAGCACGGCCATGGCCCTGCGCGGTGAGGGGCAGTGGCTGCTCGCACTGCCCCTGAACTATGTGGCCGGACTGCAGGTTTTGGTGCGCTCACTCTTCGCCGGCACGCGCCCTTGGACCATGGATTTGAGCGGCGGATTCACGGCCGACGCCTTCACCGCCGCCGCGGAGGAGCTGACGGACAAGATGCGCTTCACCTCGCTGGTGCCCACGCAACTCACGCGCCTGCTGGCCAACCCGAGCGCGCAAACACTGACAGCGCTGCGCCGCTTCAACGCGGTTCTCCTTGGCGGCGCCCCGGCCAGCACGGTGCTGCTCGAGGCTGCGCGCGGTGCCGGCATCAACGTCGTCACCACCTACGGCATGAGCGAGACGTGCGGCGGATGCGTGTACGACGGCGTCCCCCTCGACGGCGTGCAGCTCGCCATCCGTGAGGGCCGGATCCTCTTGGGCGGGCCCGTGGTCGCCACCGGCTATGTGGGCGGTTCCCCGGCGGGATCCTTCTTCGAGGAGGAGTCCGACGGCGAGAGGGTGTGTTGGTATGAAACCGGCGACTTGGGTGAGATCGACGGTGCGGGACGGCTCCGCGTGCTGGGCCGTGCCGACGACGTCATCATCTCCGGCGGGCTGAAAGTTTCCGCCGCGTCTGTGGTGGCTGGCCTGCATCAGATCCAGGGTGTCCGCGAGGCTTTCGTGGGGCCCGTTGACTCGGCGGAATGGGGGCAACAGGTAGCGGCGCTGGTAGTGGGTACCGGCACGCCTGAGTCCGTGCGCACCGCCGCGGGCGCCTTCCTGGAGCCGCACATGCTACCCAAAATTGTGGTGTTCGTCTCCGAGCTTCCGGAACTGTCCACCGGAAAACCTGACAGACAAGCCATCCTGGCACTGCTGGCCGACGCAGCGGCGCCACGGAGACCAGCAAACTAG
- a CDS encoding dihydrofolate reductase family protein, producing the protein MGVLIYIANTSLDGYVADERGRFDWTEPTEEVHRYINDVVRPVGTGLYGRRMYEVMAVWEDITGWGDSPGYVHDFAEIWAATDKVVYSSTLAGPTTERTRIERSFNPGAVRSLKEASASDLTVGGANLAGQALQAGLVDEIHLFISPVIIGGGAPALPADVRTTLELLNERKFGNGVVHLHYKVT; encoded by the coding sequence ATGGGAGTCTTGATCTACATTGCGAACACCTCACTGGATGGCTATGTGGCTGATGAGAGGGGACGTTTTGACTGGACCGAGCCGACGGAGGAAGTGCACAGGTACATCAATGACGTGGTGCGTCCTGTCGGGACGGGTCTGTACGGCCGGCGCATGTATGAGGTGATGGCGGTGTGGGAAGACATCACCGGATGGGGGGACTCGCCGGGATACGTGCATGATTTCGCGGAAATCTGGGCTGCCACGGACAAGGTCGTCTACTCCTCAACGCTTGCCGGGCCCACCACTGAAAGGACCCGGATAGAGCGCAGTTTCAATCCCGGGGCGGTCCGTTCTTTGAAGGAGGCCAGCGCAAGCGACCTTACCGTTGGGGGCGCAAATTTGGCCGGACAGGCGTTGCAGGCCGGCCTGGTTGATGAAATTCACCTGTTCATTTCCCCCGTCATCATCGGCGGAGGGGCGCCGGCGCTGCCCGCGGATGTCCGTACCACGCTGGAATTGCTCAATGAACGTAAGTTCGGCAACGGCGTCGTGCATCTGCACTACAAGGTGACCTGA
- a CDS encoding 1,4-dihydroxy-2-naphthoyl-CoA synthase, with product MVEGFDFVDMSYHRQVERDSDGAITRDLPTVRIAFNRPEVRNAFRPGTVDELYRAMDHARMTPDVATVLLTGNGPSSKDGGHSFCSGGDQRIRGRDGYKYAEGETKETIDPARAGRLHILEVQRLMRTMPKVVIAVVNGWAAGGGHSLHVVADLTIASRQHGKFKQTDATVGSFDAGYGSALLARQIGQKNARAIFFLAREYSAEDMVRLGAVNEAVDHAELENVALEYAADIARQSPQAIRMLKFAFNMADDGLAGQQVFAGEATRLAYMTDEAVEGKEAFLEKRDPDWSSFPYYF from the coding sequence ATGGTGGAGGGATTCGACTTCGTCGATATGAGCTATCACCGCCAGGTGGAACGGGACTCAGACGGCGCCATCACACGAGACCTGCCCACAGTCCGCATCGCCTTCAACCGCCCCGAGGTGCGCAACGCCTTCCGCCCCGGCACAGTCGATGAGCTGTACCGGGCCATGGACCACGCCCGCATGACCCCGGATGTCGCCACCGTCCTGCTCACCGGCAACGGCCCCTCCTCCAAGGACGGCGGGCATTCCTTCTGCTCCGGCGGCGACCAGCGCATCCGCGGCCGCGACGGCTACAAGTATGCCGAGGGCGAGACCAAGGAAACCATCGACCCCGCCCGCGCCGGCAGGCTGCACATCCTGGAGGTCCAGCGGCTCATGCGGACCATGCCTAAGGTGGTCATCGCCGTCGTCAATGGGTGGGCAGCAGGCGGCGGGCATTCCCTGCACGTCGTGGCGGACCTGACCATCGCCTCCCGCCAGCACGGCAAGTTCAAGCAGACCGATGCCACCGTGGGCTCCTTCGACGCCGGCTACGGCTCGGCGCTGCTGGCCCGCCAGATCGGGCAAAAGAACGCCCGCGCGATCTTCTTTTTGGCTCGTGAATACTCCGCCGAAGACATGGTCCGCCTGGGCGCCGTCAACGAGGCCGTGGACCACGCGGAACTGGAAAACGTGGCCCTGGAATATGCGGCGGACATTGCCCGGCAGTCCCCGCAGGCCATCCGCATGCTCAAGTTTGCTTTCAACATGGCCGACGACGGCCTCGCCGGCCAGCAGGTCTTCGCCGGCGAAGCCACCCGCCTGGCCTACATGACAGACGAAGCCGTCGAGGGCAAGGAAGCGTTCCTGGAAAAGCGCGACCCCGACTGGTCCTCCTTCCCGTACTACTTCTAA
- a CDS encoding 1,4-dihydroxy-2-naphthoate polyprenyltransferase, whose product MATVGQWIEGARLRTLPMAIAPVIVGTAAAFDLGALHWGRAILAALVSLLLQIGVNYANDYSDGIRGTDEVRVGPLRLVGSGVAKPQHVKMAAFAALGLAMLAGLALVVLSQAWWLLLVGAGAVLAAWGYTGGKSPYGYMGLGDVFVFFFFGPVATLGTTFTQAGQVSAAAVLGSISTGLIAVALLMANNVRDIPTDSEVGKRTLAVRLGDRNARLSYVLMLVLSLAVMMLQVPAKPWIALVLLLIPFMLMPSWLMLKGKKRKNLIPVLKQTGLINLGFSVLFAAAMVLTGL is encoded by the coding sequence GTGGCCACAGTAGGTCAATGGATTGAAGGTGCGCGCCTGCGGACACTTCCGATGGCTATCGCCCCCGTGATCGTCGGCACTGCTGCGGCCTTCGATCTCGGTGCCTTGCACTGGGGCCGAGCCATCTTGGCCGCCTTGGTGTCCTTGTTACTGCAGATTGGGGTGAACTACGCCAACGACTATTCAGACGGTATCCGAGGCACCGACGAGGTTCGGGTAGGGCCCTTGCGCCTGGTGGGCTCCGGTGTGGCCAAACCGCAGCATGTGAAGATGGCCGCGTTTGCCGCCCTCGGATTGGCCATGCTGGCAGGCCTTGCCCTGGTGGTTCTCTCCCAAGCGTGGTGGCTGCTGTTGGTGGGTGCTGGGGCCGTGCTTGCCGCCTGGGGCTACACGGGAGGTAAAAGCCCCTACGGGTACATGGGCTTGGGAGACGTGTTTGTGTTCTTTTTCTTCGGTCCAGTGGCCACACTGGGCACCACTTTCACCCAGGCCGGACAGGTGAGCGCGGCGGCAGTCTTGGGGTCCATCTCAACCGGGCTGATCGCAGTCGCACTTTTGATGGCCAACAATGTCAGGGATATTCCCACCGACAGCGAGGTCGGCAAAAGGACGCTCGCTGTGCGGTTGGGTGATAGAAACGCCAGGCTCAGTTATGTGCTGATGCTGGTGCTCTCGCTGGCCGTCATGATGCTGCAGGTGCCCGCCAAGCCGTGGATTGCGCTGGTGCTGCTGTTGATTCCGTTCATGCTCATGCCCAGCTGGCTGATGCTCAAGGGCAAGAAACGCAAAAACCTGATCCCGGTCCTCAAGCAGACAGGGTTGATCAACCTCGGATTCAGTGTGCTTTTTGCCGCCGCCATGGTGCTGACGGGGCTGTAG
- a CDS encoding SPFH domain-containing protein, translating into MTSIKRYPWMNHFLGSPTGYVVHLQRGTVKHQGVGQAFWYRPVNSVLSEVPVDDQELPTLFHASTLDFQDVSVQANVTYRFIDPVSVSSRLDFGLKPAGSAPAAGKEQVATIIGQLCQSHAIDLIATTTLAEALSHGVSRLRIVLTESLRADTRLKSTGIEILGVQVLAVQPESDVERALQTPVREQLQAEADRAVYERRALAVERERTISENEMASQIELATRREQLVGQEGANARRTATERAAAELINAQATAERQGISAIAEASQIRLVGEAAAARESATMEVYRGMDQATLLTLALKEAAGSLPNIGNLTITPDLLSGALAGLFRETPANAGE; encoded by the coding sequence ATGACCAGCATCAAGCGATATCCCTGGATGAACCACTTTCTGGGCAGCCCCACAGGATATGTGGTGCACCTGCAGCGCGGCACCGTCAAGCACCAGGGTGTCGGCCAGGCCTTTTGGTACCGGCCCGTGAACTCGGTGCTCAGCGAGGTTCCCGTGGATGACCAGGAACTGCCCACACTCTTCCACGCCAGCACCCTGGATTTCCAGGACGTGAGCGTCCAGGCCAACGTCACGTACCGCTTCATCGATCCCGTCTCCGTTTCCAGCCGGCTCGACTTCGGCCTGAAACCGGCCGGCTCCGCACCGGCGGCAGGAAAGGAACAGGTCGCCACTATCATCGGGCAGCTGTGCCAGAGCCACGCGATCGACCTGATCGCCACCACCACCCTGGCCGAGGCGCTCTCCCACGGAGTCAGCCGACTCCGCATCGTCCTCACCGAGTCGCTGCGGGCGGACACACGGCTGAAATCCACGGGCATCGAGATCCTCGGGGTTCAGGTACTGGCCGTGCAGCCGGAATCGGACGTTGAACGCGCCCTGCAAACACCGGTCCGCGAACAACTCCAGGCCGAAGCCGACCGGGCCGTCTACGAACGCCGGGCACTCGCCGTCGAACGTGAACGGACCATTTCGGAAAATGAAATGGCAAGCCAGATCGAACTGGCCACCCGGCGAGAACAACTTGTGGGCCAAGAAGGTGCCAATGCGCGGCGAACGGCTACGGAAAGGGCTGCCGCGGAACTCATCAACGCACAGGCAACGGCCGAGCGCCAGGGCATCAGCGCCATCGCAGAGGCGAGCCAGATCCGCTTGGTGGGTGAAGCCGCAGCGGCCCGCGAGAGCGCCACCATGGAGGTCTACCGCGGAATGGATCAAGCCACCTTGCTGACACTGGCCCTGAAGGAGGCCGCCGGCTCGCTGCCCAACATCGGCAACCTCACCATCACCCCCGATCTTCTCAGCGGGGCACTGGCGGGACTGTTCCGCGAAACTCCCGCCAACGCCGGGGAATAG
- a CDS encoding PLD nuclease N-terminal domain-containing protein codes for MRYIPVIFGVVLIIYGLIDCLRSEPSDVRSIPKPAWVLVIVLLPIIGVLLWFFFGRPQYATAGSAPSTPAGRAGAGLRGASNPGRRHQVVAPDDDPDFLRNLEVNRAQKLESERLRKLKAEIEAREAKLREQELRSKKLHEDHPNDEPKH; via the coding sequence ATGCGTTATATCCCAGTGATCTTCGGTGTTGTCCTTATTATCTATGGGCTCATCGACTGCCTTCGAAGCGAACCGTCGGACGTTCGAAGCATCCCCAAGCCCGCCTGGGTCCTTGTGATTGTGCTCCTGCCGATCATCGGCGTCCTCCTGTGGTTTTTCTTTGGCCGCCCGCAATACGCCACCGCCGGGTCAGCCCCGTCCACACCCGCTGGCCGTGCCGGCGCCGGACTCCGGGGCGCTTCCAACCCCGGCCGTCGCCACCAGGTTGTCGCCCCTGACGACGACCCAGATTTCCTGCGCAACCTCGAAGTAAACCGGGCACAAAAACTTGAGTCGGAGCGTCTGCGCAAACTCAAGGCCGAGATCGAAGCCCGTGAAGCCAAGCTTCGCGAGCAGGAACTCCGCAGCAAGAAGCTCCATGAGGACCATCCCAACGACGAGCCCAAGCACTAA
- the secA2 gene encoding accessory Sec system translocase SecA2: MRLPTKFKNWLFNTPGVTDTGTLDAVVSQAMERVAAVKTAEQSVGVAETVAVISRLRAGAEGREWTDPELVEYLFAASLAASNTLAMTPFGTQLLATANMLRGTVVEMDTGEGKTLVGAMVAAAHVLAGRRVHVLTVNDYLAKRDAAWMGPFFAQLGVSVAAVTASGERVAESENRQDAYRADVVYVSVNELGFDVLRDRTITAPGQAVLQPFDACIVDEIDSVLVDEAVVPLVLAGPAREELQSVDVDGLVRTLRPDIDYTVEADRRNVSLTDSGINRAQERWPGVELYSAEGTPLFSSINVALHAHVLLQRDIDYIVRDGRAQIISDSRGRVALTQRWPDGLQAAVETKEGLRQTEQGEVLDQLLIRDLIKSFATVTGMSGTAVAVAEYLRDNYALDAGRVPANKPSIRQDLPEQIYATRAQRDDAVLDAVTQAHATGRPVLLGTHDVATSEKFAARLAARNVQSQVLNARNDALEADIIAQAGRKNAVTVSTQMAGRGTDILLGGTGATGAQHSEVAALGGLLVIVVGRFPSPRLDAQLKGRAGRQGDPGAAVIFASMEDPAAEGQQALGLELGESVAADTDDAGLLARAGVSPLLDRAQRMAEEERFTLQSNSWKYNELIAYQRKVVLAERDKVLGEDAAATAPYLDSSAANSAAKMAELRNAVGEAGTVGVCRHVMLFELDAHWSDHLALLAEQRAAIHLRALGRQNPLDEFRRETINAFEGFLERVAESARATLEGLTVTAEGVDLQTSALIRPSSTWTYVATEDPFGSQSDQVVKWLLKKMGR, translated from the coding sequence TTGCGCCTGCCCACCAAATTCAAGAACTGGCTGTTCAACACCCCGGGGGTCACCGACACGGGAACGCTGGATGCTGTGGTCAGCCAGGCAATGGAGCGGGTCGCGGCGGTGAAAACCGCGGAGCAGTCCGTGGGAGTGGCGGAAACCGTGGCTGTCATCAGCCGGCTTCGGGCTGGCGCGGAAGGCCGGGAATGGACGGACCCGGAACTGGTGGAGTACCTATTCGCGGCATCCCTGGCGGCTAGCAACACACTCGCCATGACACCCTTCGGCACCCAGCTGCTGGCAACCGCCAACATGCTGCGCGGGACCGTCGTGGAAATGGACACAGGTGAAGGCAAAACGCTCGTGGGTGCCATGGTTGCCGCGGCGCACGTGCTCGCCGGCAGGCGCGTGCACGTCCTGACAGTCAACGACTACCTGGCCAAGCGTGACGCCGCATGGATGGGGCCGTTCTTCGCGCAACTGGGTGTCAGCGTCGCCGCTGTCACAGCTTCCGGCGAACGAGTCGCCGAAAGCGAAAACCGGCAGGACGCCTACCGTGCCGACGTCGTCTACGTTTCAGTGAACGAACTCGGCTTCGACGTGCTCCGGGACCGCACCATCACGGCCCCCGGGCAGGCAGTGCTCCAGCCCTTTGACGCTTGCATAGTCGATGAAATCGACTCCGTCCTGGTCGATGAGGCAGTGGTCCCGCTGGTCCTGGCCGGCCCGGCACGGGAGGAATTGCAAAGCGTGGACGTTGACGGCCTTGTGCGCACCCTCCGGCCAGACATCGACTACACGGTTGAGGCGGACCGCCGCAACGTCTCCCTCACTGACAGCGGGATCAACCGGGCCCAGGAACGCTGGCCCGGCGTAGAACTATATTCGGCGGAGGGGACGCCGCTGTTTTCCTCCATCAACGTGGCCCTGCACGCCCATGTCCTGCTGCAACGCGACATCGACTACATCGTGCGGGATGGCCGCGCCCAGATCATCTCCGATTCGCGCGGCCGGGTGGCCCTGACGCAGCGCTGGCCGGACGGCCTGCAAGCCGCCGTCGAAACCAAGGAAGGTCTGCGGCAAACCGAGCAAGGCGAAGTCCTTGACCAACTTCTCATCCGGGACCTCATCAAGTCCTTCGCCACCGTCACCGGCATGAGCGGCACAGCCGTCGCCGTCGCCGAATACCTGCGCGACAACTATGCCCTGGACGCTGGCCGGGTCCCCGCCAACAAGCCCTCCATCCGCCAAGATTTGCCCGAGCAGATCTACGCGACCCGGGCACAGCGCGACGATGCCGTCCTGGACGCCGTGACGCAGGCGCATGCCACCGGCCGGCCCGTCTTGTTGGGCACCCACGACGTTGCCACGTCCGAGAAATTTGCCGCCCGGCTGGCTGCAAGGAACGTGCAATCCCAGGTGCTCAACGCCCGCAATGACGCACTCGAAGCCGACATCATTGCCCAAGCAGGGCGGAAGAATGCCGTCACTGTCTCCACCCAGATGGCAGGCCGTGGCACCGACATTCTCCTCGGCGGAACGGGGGCCACGGGTGCCCAGCACAGCGAAGTTGCCGCGCTCGGCGGGCTGCTGGTCATCGTCGTCGGCCGTTTCCCTTCGCCCCGGCTCGACGCCCAACTCAAGGGGCGGGCGGGGCGGCAGGGAGATCCCGGCGCCGCCGTCATCTTCGCCAGTATGGAGGACCCCGCCGCCGAGGGGCAGCAAGCTCTGGGCCTGGAGTTGGGGGAGTCTGTCGCCGCTGACACGGACGACGCCGGGTTGCTCGCCCGTGCGGGTGTCTCGCCGTTGCTGGACCGGGCCCAGCGCATGGCGGAGGAAGAACGCTTCACACTGCAATCCAACTCCTGGAAGTACAACGAACTCATCGCCTACCAGCGCAAGGTGGTCTTGGCTGAAAGGGACAAGGTCCTGGGCGAGGATGCCGCCGCGACGGCGCCCTATCTGGACAGTTCGGCGGCCAATTCCGCTGCCAAGATGGCGGAACTGCGCAACGCCGTGGGCGAAGCCGGGACCGTGGGGGTGTGCCGCCACGTCATGTTATTTGAACTTGACGCGCACTGGAGCGACCACCTGGCACTGCTCGCCGAGCAACGCGCAGCCATCCACCTGCGGGCGCTCGGACGGCAAAACCCGCTCGATGAGTTCCGCCGCGAAACCATCAACGCCTTCGAAGGTTTCCTGGAACGCGTTGCTGAAAGTGCACGGGCGACCCTGGAAGGCTTGACCGTCACGGCCGAAGGCGTCGACCTTCAAACGTCTGCGCTGATCCGCCCCTCTTCGACGTGGACCTATGTGGCCACCGAGGATCCCTTCGGCAGCCAGAGCGACCAAGTGGTGAAGTGGTTGTTGAAAAAGATGGGCAGATAG
- a CDS encoding TIGR03085 family metal-binding protein: protein MRWMETERAALVESFRASDPDAPTLCEGWTVRRLLAHLVLREHTPWLQIMDLAGKAEPGHEKHLGTLVATAQSPEGYEALLARFAAGTGPLNPMTWMGDAGQLLEYVIHHEDARRGAGSVEARVLPAAELDAIFKHLSLMARMSHRSSPVGVSLARPGGAGVVVRKGESAVVITGEPVELALYVSGRREAADVQITGNAEPVAAYTQWAARKG from the coding sequence ATGCGGTGGATGGAAACGGAGCGTGCGGCCCTTGTGGAGTCGTTCCGCGCCAGCGACCCCGATGCCCCAACCCTGTGTGAGGGGTGGACGGTGCGCAGGCTGCTGGCCCACCTGGTGCTTCGCGAGCACACGCCATGGCTGCAGATCATGGATCTGGCCGGCAAGGCCGAGCCGGGCCACGAAAAACATCTGGGCACCTTGGTTGCCACGGCGCAAAGCCCCGAGGGCTATGAAGCCCTGCTGGCCAGGTTCGCCGCCGGCACCGGTCCGCTTAATCCCATGACCTGGATGGGGGACGCCGGTCAGCTGCTTGAATACGTCATCCACCACGAGGACGCCCGCAGGGGAGCAGGATCCGTCGAGGCCCGCGTACTTCCCGCCGCCGAGCTGGACGCCATCTTCAAGCACTTGTCGCTCATGGCCAGGATGAGCCACCGTTCGAGCCCCGTTGGCGTCAGCCTTGCCCGGCCCGGCGGTGCCGGTGTGGTGGTCCGCAAGGGCGAGAGCGCCGTGGTGATCACCGGCGAGCCGGTCGAGCTGGCACTTTACGTGAGTGGGCGGCGAGAGGCTGCCGACGTCCAGATCACAGGAAACGCCGAACCGGTCGCCGCCTACACGCAGTGGGCCGCACGCAAGGGCTGA